The following proteins are co-located in the Synechococcus sp. PROS-U-1 genome:
- the speA gene encoding biosynthetic arginine decarboxylase: protein MSDSEHWSIQDSAALYGLDRWGDPYFSINGRGHVSVQPQGERGGSLDLVDLVAELRGRNLGLPLLIRFDDILEDRLERLHAAFERAIAQYDYRGRYQGVFPVKCNQQRHVVEELVSCGHRWNFGLEAGSKAELLIALSLLDDPEALLICNGYKDRLYIETAILARRLGRQPVVVIEQPDEVDRIIEASRSLEAAPYIGVRAKLSSRSTGRWGSSVGDKAKFGLSIPDLLATVERLKQHDLLQDLRLLHFHIGSQINDIAVLKDALQEAGQIYVELTRLGAPMGFLDVGGGLGIDYDGSRTASAASTNYSLQNYANDVVATVRECCEPNGVAVPTLVSESGRAIASHFSLLVFDVLGSSALPASVPSHRNDEPLTVRNLRETLATIQELSSSAEAELVRLQEAWNDALKFKQDALAAFRLGYMGLRDRATAEQLTWACADAIASRLPADQTVPEELSALRGALAGTYYANFSIFRSAPDTWAIDQLFPVLPIQKLEQRPSRLASLADLTCDSDGRLDRFIGEGQPKTLLELHALEGDEPYLIALFLSGAYQEVMGNLHNLFGTTNAVHIRLSPGGSYRIDHVVRGDTNADVLEAMEHDPRALLERLRVAAEAAINNGKLRIDESRRLLDHLESSLRQTTYLQD from the coding sequence AGTGTTCAGCCACAGGGGGAGCGTGGCGGCAGCCTGGATCTGGTGGATCTTGTGGCCGAACTGCGCGGTCGAAATCTCGGTTTGCCACTTCTGATTCGTTTCGACGACATCCTGGAAGACCGGTTGGAGCGCCTGCACGCCGCCTTTGAACGCGCGATCGCGCAGTACGACTACCGCGGTCGTTACCAAGGGGTCTTCCCCGTCAAGTGCAACCAGCAGCGGCATGTGGTGGAGGAGCTGGTGAGCTGTGGCCACCGCTGGAACTTCGGACTCGAAGCAGGAAGCAAGGCCGAGCTTCTGATTGCCCTCTCGTTGCTGGATGACCCGGAGGCACTGCTGATCTGCAACGGCTACAAGGATCGGCTTTACATCGAGACAGCGATTCTGGCGCGCCGCTTGGGACGCCAACCAGTGGTCGTGATCGAACAACCCGATGAGGTCGACCGCATCATCGAAGCCAGCCGCAGCCTTGAGGCCGCTCCCTACATCGGCGTGCGCGCCAAGTTGTCGAGCCGCAGCACCGGGCGATGGGGCAGTTCCGTGGGAGACAAGGCCAAATTTGGACTGTCCATCCCCGATCTGCTGGCCACTGTTGAACGCCTGAAGCAACACGATCTGCTGCAGGATCTGCGGTTGCTCCATTTCCACATCGGCAGCCAGATCAACGACATCGCTGTGCTGAAGGACGCGCTGCAGGAAGCCGGCCAGATCTACGTGGAGCTGACACGGCTCGGTGCGCCGATGGGATTTCTCGACGTCGGTGGGGGCCTGGGCATCGACTATGACGGCAGCCGCACCGCGTCGGCCGCCTCAACGAACTATTCCCTGCAGAACTACGCCAACGATGTGGTGGCCACGGTGCGGGAGTGCTGTGAACCGAATGGGGTTGCGGTACCCACCCTGGTGAGCGAAAGCGGGCGAGCCATTGCCAGCCATTTCTCGCTGCTGGTGTTCGACGTGCTGGGAAGCAGTGCACTGCCTGCTTCCGTTCCCAGCCACCGCAACGATGAACCTCTCACCGTTCGCAATCTGCGGGAGACCCTGGCCACGATCCAGGAGCTCTCAAGCTCAGCGGAGGCCGAATTGGTTCGACTGCAAGAGGCTTGGAACGATGCACTGAAGTTCAAACAGGACGCCCTCGCAGCGTTCCGACTCGGCTACATGGGGCTGCGCGACCGCGCGACAGCAGAGCAACTGACCTGGGCCTGCGCCGATGCGATCGCCAGCCGACTTCCAGCGGATCAGACCGTGCCCGAGGAGCTGTCTGCCCTCCGTGGAGCCTTGGCCGGGACGTATTACGCCAACTTTTCGATCTTCAGGTCAGCGCCTGACACCTGGGCCATCGACCAACTCTTCCCCGTCCTGCCGATTCAGAAGCTCGAGCAACGCCCGAGCCGCCTGGCCAGCCTGGCCGACCTCACCTGCGATTCCGACGGGCGCCTCGATCGCTTCATCGGTGAAGGTCAGCCCAAAACCCTTCTGGAGCTGCACGCTTTGGAAGGCGACGAGCCCTATTTGATTGCCCTCTTCCTCAGCGGCGCGTACCAGGAGGTGATGGGCAACCTCCACAACCTGTTCGGCACCACCAACGCTGTTCACATCCGTCTCAGTCCTGGAGGCAGCTACCGCATCGATCATGTGGTCCGTGGCGACACCAATGCCGATGTGCTCGAGGCCATGGAGCACGATCCGCGCGCGTTGCTGGAACGGCTGCGGGTGGCTGCAGAGGCAGCCATCAACAACGGAAAGCTCCGCATCGACGAATCACGACGTCTTCTCGATCATCTGGAGAGCAGCCTGCGCCAGACCACCTACCTTCAAGACTGA
- a CDS encoding Crp/Fnr family transcriptional regulator: MPLFSDLAIEQLEQLLDRHRETTHQAEQLIVMEQDWGESLFLLRSGLAKVRTYTADGDEVVMSLLGSGDVFGEMAALDGAVRSADVVALTPLHLVKLRAAPFASLLQREAGFALALARLEASRLRDLNQRFALQSADATTRLLDTLAYLARKTGPDAQPTAVIPPLAQKEIALVAGLARETASRTLSKLRTRATVTVTDEGALQLADLQPLVKRGLLPQS; encoded by the coding sequence ATGCCTCTGTTCAGCGATTTGGCGATCGAACAGCTGGAGCAGCTGCTGGATCGCCACCGTGAAACCACCCATCAGGCAGAGCAGTTAATTGTGATGGAGCAGGACTGGGGCGAGTCTTTGTTTCTGCTCCGCTCCGGTTTGGCGAAGGTGCGCACCTACACCGCGGATGGAGATGAAGTGGTGATGTCTCTCCTTGGTTCGGGCGATGTCTTCGGCGAAATGGCAGCACTGGATGGAGCAGTTCGCTCCGCCGACGTCGTCGCTCTGACGCCGCTTCATCTGGTGAAGTTGCGTGCAGCACCCTTTGCATCGCTCCTGCAGCGTGAGGCTGGTTTTGCTCTGGCCTTGGCACGCCTTGAGGCGTCGCGATTGAGGGATTTAAATCAGCGCTTCGCCTTGCAGAGCGCTGACGCCACAACACGATTGCTCGACACCTTGGCGTATCTGGCGCGCAAAACCGGCCCTGACGCGCAGCCCACTGCTGTCATCCCACCATTGGCTCAGAAGGAAATTGCACTTGTTGCAGGTCTGGCCCGGGAAACAGCCTCAAGAACGCTCAGCAAACTGCGGACGCGGGCAACGGTGACGGTTACAGACGAGGGGGCTTTGCAGCTCGCCGACCTTCAGCCCCTCGTGAAACGGGGCCTGTTGCCTCAGTCTTGA
- a CDS encoding methylglyoxal synthase, whose amino-acid sequence MDRNALIEALQDEGNLKHSFSTKEIASLAEHLTIEEIPKETILMKKGEPSDSMVFILDGLVQILDGKRQIAIEKKGAFIGESLFSDEATRGADVETIEPTTVGRFSFFNFNAFLDKNQPLALKYREYFRAIGRARDEQLLAESYNDKRKYLALIAHNNMKASLMEFCSIHTKKLEKFPLIATGTTGSMLYAKTGLSLSKKVASGPLGGDQAVGTLISTKNICGVIFFRDPLSAHPHHADIEALGRLCDVYQIPFATNPQSGEAILDYLLSGKSEYELIPNHVLEAYVQGQRKVVEAG is encoded by the coding sequence ATGGATCGCAACGCCCTGATCGAGGCCCTGCAAGACGAGGGCAACCTGAAGCATTCCTTCAGCACCAAAGAGATTGCGAGCCTGGCGGAACATTTGACGATCGAGGAGATCCCCAAAGAAACCATCTTGATGAAAAAGGGCGAGCCCTCAGACAGCATGGTGTTCATTCTTGATGGACTGGTACAGATTCTTGACGGCAAACGACAAATTGCAATCGAAAAAAAAGGAGCATTTATTGGCGAAAGCCTTTTCTCAGACGAGGCGACACGCGGAGCAGATGTTGAAACGATAGAACCAACAACAGTTGGGCGATTTTCATTCTTCAACTTCAACGCTTTTCTCGATAAAAACCAACCTCTCGCCCTGAAATACCGTGAATACTTCAGGGCGATAGGACGCGCACGTGATGAACAGCTTTTAGCAGAAAGCTACAACGACAAACGCAAATATCTTGCCCTGATAGCGCACAACAACATGAAGGCAAGTTTGATGGAATTCTGCAGCATTCACACCAAAAAGCTTGAGAAATTTCCCTTGATTGCAACCGGCACCACCGGCAGCATGCTCTACGCCAAAACAGGCCTCTCTCTAAGCAAAAAGGTGGCGTCTGGCCCTCTGGGTGGAGATCAGGCGGTTGGCACGCTGATCTCAACAAAGAATATTTGCGGGGTGATCTTTTTCAGGGATCCACTGTCTGCTCACCCCCACCATGCCGACATCGAAGCCCTGGGACGCCTCTGCGATGTATATCAGATCCCCTTTGCCACCAATCCCCAAAGTGGAGAAGCCATTCTCGACTACCTCCTCTCAGGCAAATCCGAATATGAATTGATCCCCAATCATGTTCTTGAAGCCTATGTTCAAGGGCAGAGAAAGGTTGTTGAAGCCGGCTGA
- a CDS encoding adenylate/guanylate cyclase domain-containing protein encodes MPLALLPLLTRLDATGRQLLFQWRGPIQPPDDVVLLGIDEASLDPQLSDFGPWPWPRALQAELARAVLRKGARRVVFNIVHVGPSSFGLSDDRAFQDALQPWQDRIVLSASLVRQQLDGFEQVQLRRPWDASYPVGLSAFSMNAFGVVQAVPGLARLKGMLSAFPEPHPRPLAHLAAGVASSPGDDGIDFLGPSGHVPVIPAWAVGTLSDDSWRDKTVIFGSTAPSLGDQLETPFGQQSGSEVLLSAIAGLQSGRGFRSPDVSHLVALMVIWLLLCQWRIASPSTALGTAITTAALEALATGFVVVAWFNGLWLPGAALMLMPLVAGSLRAGDQFQRESAQRRFLHSVLSRRVSPNLMRDMLRSGQDSWTRLGGRRERCVVLFTDLVGFTARSNVMDAEALFGLLNRYFEAIAAPVLQEQGLLDKFIGDALMAEFGVPVHRGDRAEALAAVRAALAMQANLETLNRELEQEGVEPLRQGIGIHCGEVIAGNLGSSHRLEYTVIGAAVNLASRLESLTRQFPNYPVLMSGDVRDLIAEDVVVHDLGSHVVKGWPDPIAVFGLISLRSDF; translated from the coding sequence TTGCCCCTGGCCTTGCTGCCGTTGCTGACGCGGTTGGACGCCACAGGCCGGCAGCTCCTCTTTCAGTGGCGTGGCCCGATTCAGCCTCCTGATGACGTGGTGCTGCTGGGCATTGACGAGGCGTCTCTGGATCCGCAGTTGTCCGATTTCGGCCCGTGGCCTTGGCCGCGTGCCCTGCAGGCAGAGCTGGCCCGTGCGGTCCTCCGTAAGGGTGCCCGCCGTGTTGTCTTCAACATCGTCCATGTCGGGCCAAGCAGTTTTGGACTAAGCGACGACCGCGCGTTTCAAGACGCACTGCAACCGTGGCAAGACCGGATTGTGTTGAGTGCCTCGCTGGTGCGTCAGCAGTTGGATGGTTTCGAGCAGGTTCAACTGCGACGTCCCTGGGATGCGAGCTATCCCGTCGGCCTGTCGGCGTTTTCGATGAATGCCTTCGGGGTTGTGCAGGCTGTTCCAGGGCTGGCTCGCCTCAAAGGGATGCTCAGTGCATTCCCCGAGCCTCATCCGCGACCTCTGGCGCACTTGGCGGCGGGGGTGGCGTCCTCGCCAGGAGACGATGGCATTGATTTTCTGGGTCCCAGTGGCCACGTTCCCGTGATCCCCGCCTGGGCGGTGGGGACGCTTTCGGACGACAGCTGGCGTGACAAGACCGTGATTTTCGGCTCTACGGCGCCATCCCTGGGCGATCAGCTGGAGACGCCTTTTGGACAGCAAAGTGGCTCCGAGGTTTTGTTGTCCGCCATTGCCGGTTTGCAGAGCGGCCGCGGCTTTCGATCACCTGATGTCTCTCATCTGGTGGCGTTGATGGTGATCTGGTTGCTGTTGTGTCAGTGGCGCATCGCTTCTCCATCGACTGCCCTCGGGACAGCGATCACGACCGCTGCTCTGGAGGCTCTCGCCACGGGGTTCGTTGTTGTGGCGTGGTTCAACGGCCTCTGGCTGCCTGGGGCAGCCTTGATGCTGATGCCGTTGGTCGCGGGAAGTCTCAGAGCGGGGGATCAGTTTCAGAGGGAAAGCGCGCAACGCAGATTTCTGCATTCGGTGCTGTCCCGTCGGGTGTCACCGAATCTCATGCGCGACATGCTGCGCTCGGGGCAGGACAGTTGGACACGTCTTGGAGGTCGTCGCGAGCGCTGTGTGGTGTTGTTCACCGATTTGGTGGGATTCACGGCCCGCAGCAATGTGATGGATGCGGAGGCCCTGTTTGGTTTGTTGAATCGCTACTTCGAGGCGATTGCGGCTCCGGTTTTGCAGGAGCAGGGGTTGTTGGACAAATTCATCGGAGATGCCCTGATGGCGGAATTTGGGGTCCCCGTGCATCGGGGCGATCGAGCTGAGGCTCTCGCGGCAGTACGGGCCGCTCTGGCCATGCAGGCCAATCTTGAGACTCTCAATCGAGAACTGGAACAGGAGGGGGTGGAGCCGCTTCGTCAGGGAATTGGCATCCACTGTGGTGAAGTGATTGCTGGCAATCTCGGATCAAGCCATCGACTGGAGTACACCGTGATTGGTGCAGCAGTGAATCTGGCCAGCCGGCTGGAATCTCTCACAAGGCAATTCCCGAACTATCCGGTTCTGATGAGTGGAGATGTCAGAGATCTGATCGCCGAGGATGTTGTGGTGCATGACTTGGGCTCCCATGTAGTGAAAGGCTGGCCGGATCCCATCGCCGTTTTTGGCTTGATCTCACTGCGCTCCGATTTTTGA
- a CDS encoding FecR family protein, whose product MSKQAVFVQASALLLLSSALWLQPSRAAQPRIVEVPSGPAFVKLPGALEIKARSGQSLKTNTLLRTTKPGRMQVMLGNGRQFRMGGDAQLRLGSSNVELLKGSIIGWIKPGTPRLNPFTIKTRLATASIQGTTVFLEFTDQQFKVFSWEGTVQVKTSNGRRFTLKSGQQLLLDLKRQLVEVSGRLDGLEAALGQRSGVVTPSTPGRDGSRSPRSRAQDAQAFDWEPPQPISRQDAERRLQKSLLINGFSTPLETLPDIERELGVTAPAR is encoded by the coding sequence GTGTCAAAACAAGCAGTTTTTGTTCAAGCCAGTGCCTTACTGCTCCTAAGTAGCGCCCTTTGGTTGCAGCCGTCCCGTGCTGCGCAGCCGCGCATTGTTGAGGTTCCGTCTGGTCCTGCCTTCGTCAAGCTGCCAGGCGCTTTAGAGATCAAGGCCCGCTCCGGTCAGTCGCTGAAGACGAACACCTTGTTGCGCACCACCAAGCCTGGTCGTATGCAGGTGATGTTGGGCAACGGTCGTCAGTTCCGGATGGGGGGCGATGCCCAGTTGCGCCTGGGTTCGTCTAACGTCGAACTGTTGAAGGGGTCCATCATTGGCTGGATCAAGCCAGGGACGCCCCGTCTCAATCCCTTCACGATCAAAACTCGTTTGGCCACCGCCTCGATTCAGGGGACCACTGTTTTCCTGGAGTTTACGGATCAGCAGTTCAAAGTGTTCAGCTGGGAAGGCACGGTGCAGGTGAAGACCAGCAATGGACGACGTTTCACGTTGAAGAGCGGTCAGCAGCTTCTGTTGGATCTGAAGCGCCAACTGGTCGAAGTCAGTGGGCGCTTGGATGGTCTTGAAGCCGCTTTGGGGCAGCGCAGTGGTGTCGTGACGCCGTCGACGCCAGGTCGAGACGGATCCCGCAGTCCCCGGTCGCGTGCACAGGATGCGCAGGCGTTCGATTGGGAGCCCCCTCAGCCGATTTCCAGGCAGGACGCGGAGCGACGCCTCCAGAAGAGCCTTCTGATCAACGGTTTCTCGACCCCCTTGGAGACGTTGCCTGATATTGAGCGGGAACTGGGGGTTACGGCTCCAGCCCGTTGA
- a CDS encoding ATP-dependent 6-phosphofructokinase, whose protein sequence is MAYENVLANPNAFDFDVQQLGDPTHINPSSHEVFINDAERIIFSSQIENLNHQLKTCEKLPAFEKGGARQKIFHDPKSTRAAIITCGGLCPGLNNVIKGLVNELEKDYGVENILGIRYGYKGLTKASKHEPMQLNSSVVDQIHKQGGTILGSSRGNQDPEAMVDELQRRNINLLFCIGGDGTLKGAQAIAEAANKRQANISIIGVPKTIDNDLGFVEKTFGFETSVQVASEIITSAHHEAEGAENGIGIVKLMGRDSGFISATASLANSVVDFCLIPETPFQFDGPDGICTAIHCRLKQNNHVVIVVAEGAGQELFKNSKKMIDASGNVLKEDIGELLKQEITAHFKQKNIPISIKYFDPSYHIRSVSANAADAVYCHLLAEYAVHAGMSGKTNLVIGYWNNFFTHVPIHLATKERRMVDLDSALWRGVISSTQQDKASLQQVDFLP, encoded by the coding sequence ATGGCCTACGAGAACGTTCTGGCGAATCCAAATGCATTCGACTTTGACGTTCAACAACTCGGGGATCCGACGCACATCAATCCAAGCAGCCACGAAGTTTTTATCAACGACGCAGAGAGAATTATTTTTTCCAGCCAAATCGAGAACCTGAATCATCAACTCAAAACATGCGAAAAACTACCTGCCTTCGAAAAAGGAGGTGCACGACAAAAAATCTTCCACGATCCGAAATCAACTCGCGCTGCAATCATCACCTGCGGAGGCCTCTGTCCTGGGTTAAACAATGTGATCAAGGGGCTGGTAAATGAACTCGAAAAGGACTACGGAGTTGAAAACATTCTCGGCATACGTTATGGATACAAGGGGCTAACCAAGGCATCGAAACATGAACCGATGCAATTAAACTCCTCAGTGGTTGATCAAATTCATAAACAGGGAGGAACCATTCTGGGGTCATCACGGGGCAATCAGGATCCAGAGGCCATGGTGGACGAGCTTCAGAGGAGAAACATCAATCTCCTGTTCTGCATTGGCGGAGATGGGACGCTCAAGGGAGCTCAAGCAATCGCAGAAGCTGCCAACAAACGCCAAGCCAACATCAGCATTATCGGCGTACCAAAAACTATCGACAATGATCTTGGCTTTGTCGAAAAAACCTTCGGCTTCGAAACCTCTGTACAGGTGGCCTCTGAAATCATCACGTCGGCCCACCACGAAGCGGAAGGCGCTGAAAATGGTATAGGCATCGTGAAGCTGATGGGGCGTGACTCTGGCTTCATAAGCGCCACAGCATCGCTAGCAAATTCGGTTGTAGATTTCTGCCTCATTCCGGAGACTCCTTTTCAGTTCGATGGACCCGACGGCATTTGCACAGCCATTCATTGCAGACTCAAACAAAACAACCACGTGGTAATTGTTGTCGCAGAGGGCGCAGGTCAAGAGCTTTTTAAAAATAGCAAAAAAATGATCGATGCATCCGGCAACGTCCTCAAGGAGGACATTGGAGAATTGCTTAAGCAGGAAATCACGGCCCACTTCAAACAAAAGAATATTCCTATCAGCATCAAGTACTTTGATCCGAGCTATCACATCCGGAGTGTTTCAGCAAATGCAGCTGATGCGGTGTATTGCCACCTACTTGCCGAATACGCTGTTCATGCTGGCATGAGCGGAAAAACCAATCTTGTGATTGGCTACTGGAACAATTTCTTTACCCATGTTCCTATTCACTTGGCAACAAAAGAGCGGCGAATGGTTGACCTTGATAGCGCCTTATGGCGCGGCGTCATCAGCTCAACTCAGCAGGACAAAGCATCTCTCCAGCAAGTAGATTTCTTGCCATAG
- a CDS encoding mechanosensitive ion channel family protein has protein sequence MNLALQWLCTIAAPLAGLLIKRICQRFGVPLFPWRIPWIALLASTTEQSIQALQIPISAGIDASIISGILSSIAISRCLVWLILELLPTLRILPSSPKILRDVIFIIGSMLLIALNLKEQARIDLVGLVTTSAVLTAVLGLAAQDPLKDLIGGLSLQLEQVIREGDWVEIDGQIGRVASISWRDTEINSLHGSKLTFPHTSSNSSTIKNFTSNGAHGNRLIVGLDYNMPPDIAKKLMQKISDNHPLVLRKPACIIRIRSFEESCINYEWINWQEDYGQSRALRGDLQEQLWYALQREGFSFPFSVRDVRLSKNSQPPKSMHTNKAKLLKAAGKLLQKNPLFSILSDQQIQKMMEMSSLCSYGPGEIIVTENESGNSLFMLIDGHVSIRKPAIAQNNSEIARLKSGDIFGEMTVFAGTPRSATIQSICKVDLLEIDRQAIAELIEEKPGLIETFGQMISTRQAQLDQLSITPQPSASRDVVRRMKALFQNLIS, from the coding sequence ATGAACCTGGCACTTCAATGGCTGTGCACGATCGCTGCGCCCTTGGCAGGACTGTTGATCAAGCGAATCTGCCAACGATTTGGCGTACCGCTTTTTCCGTGGCGCATACCCTGGATCGCACTGCTGGCATCCACGACGGAACAGTCCATCCAAGCCCTCCAGATTCCAATCTCAGCAGGCATTGATGCCAGCATCATCAGCGGCATTCTCTCTTCGATTGCCATCAGCCGTTGCCTGGTTTGGCTGATCCTCGAACTGCTGCCCACACTTCGAATCTTGCCATCCAGCCCAAAGATTCTGCGAGATGTGATTTTCATCATCGGGAGCATGCTCCTGATCGCACTCAACCTGAAGGAACAGGCCCGTATCGACCTGGTGGGCCTGGTCACAACGTCGGCAGTCCTCACGGCTGTTCTTGGATTAGCAGCACAGGATCCGCTCAAAGACCTCATCGGAGGATTAAGCCTTCAACTGGAGCAGGTGATCCGGGAAGGAGACTGGGTCGAAATCGATGGACAGATTGGACGCGTTGCATCGATCAGCTGGAGAGACACAGAAATCAACAGCCTCCACGGCTCAAAACTGACGTTCCCTCATACCAGTTCCAACTCCAGCACGATCAAAAATTTCACGAGCAATGGAGCCCACGGCAACCGTTTAATTGTCGGCCTTGACTACAACATGCCGCCAGACATTGCCAAGAAATTAATGCAAAAAATATCCGACAATCACCCCCTGGTTCTTCGCAAACCAGCCTGCATCATCAGAATCAGATCATTCGAAGAGAGCTGCATCAACTACGAATGGATTAATTGGCAAGAAGACTATGGCCAGAGTCGTGCGCTTCGAGGCGACCTGCAAGAACAGCTTTGGTATGCACTTCAACGCGAAGGCTTTAGCTTCCCCTTCAGCGTTCGGGATGTGCGGCTGAGCAAAAACAGCCAACCACCCAAATCCATGCATACCAATAAAGCAAAATTACTTAAAGCAGCAGGCAAACTTCTCCAGAAAAATCCACTGTTTTCCATTCTTTCTGATCAACAAATCCAAAAGATGATGGAGATGAGCTCACTATGCTCATATGGACCTGGAGAAATTATCGTCACTGAAAATGAAAGCGGCAACTCGCTTTTCATGCTGATCGATGGACATGTATCCATCAGGAAGCCAGCAATCGCACAAAACAACTCAGAAATAGCTCGGCTTAAAAGCGGCGATATTTTCGGAGAAATGACTGTTTTCGCAGGCACTCCACGCAGCGCAACTATTCAAAGTATTTGCAAAGTCGATCTGCTTGAAATAGACCGACAAGCCATCGCCGAATTAATTGAAGAAAAACCTGGCTTGATTGAAACCTTTGGTCAGATGATCAGTACTCGACAAGCCCAGCTGGACCAATTGAGTATCACACCACAACCTTCAGCGAGTCGTGATGTGGTGAGACGAATGAAAGCCCTCTTTCAAAATCTGATCTCTTAA